One window of the Lysobacter sp. S4-A87 genome contains the following:
- a CDS encoding YeiH family protein has product MSRSSSSWIPAWAPGLAMAVSVGLLALAAAHLPLLQRWQLSALTVAIVLGMLIGNLAGSRLPAGIAPGIGLAQRQLLRAGVVLYGLRLSFQDVAAVGVHGLLIDLIVVVSTLGLGTWVGRRWFGLDRDTALLTAAGSAICGAAAVLAVERVIRPDPSKVAIAVASVVLFGTLNIFLYPQLYPHLGLDAAAFGLYAGATVHEVAQVVAVGSAISPETADAAVVVKLTRVLMLVPVLLVLGWREARNGGQRAMVVPWFALGFLGVVALNSVVTVPAAMRSALLTLDTLLLATAMAALGIETRVSKLRALGPRPLLLAAVLFGWLSIGGYVLVRWLA; this is encoded by the coding sequence GTGTCCCGTTCCTCCTCCTCCTGGATTCCGGCCTGGGCGCCGGGCCTGGCCATGGCGGTGTCCGTGGGATTGCTGGCCCTGGCGGCCGCGCATCTGCCGCTGCTGCAGCGCTGGCAGCTCAGTGCCCTGACCGTCGCGATCGTGCTGGGCATGCTGATCGGCAACCTGGCCGGCTCCCGCTTGCCTGCCGGCATCGCGCCTGGCATCGGCCTGGCCCAGCGCCAGCTGCTGCGCGCCGGTGTCGTGCTCTACGGCTTGCGCCTGAGCTTCCAGGATGTCGCCGCGGTCGGCGTCCACGGCTTGCTGATCGATCTGATCGTCGTGGTGTCGACACTGGGCCTGGGCACCTGGGTTGGCCGTCGCTGGTTCGGCCTGGATCGCGACACGGCATTGCTCACGGCCGCCGGCAGCGCGATCTGCGGTGCCGCCGCGGTACTGGCGGTGGAGCGCGTGATCCGGCCCGATCCGAGCAAGGTGGCCATTGCCGTTGCCAGCGTGGTGCTGTTCGGCACGCTGAACATCTTCCTGTACCCGCAGCTGTACCCGCACCTGGGCCTGGATGCGGCGGCGTTCGGCCTGTATGCCGGCGCGACCGTGCACGAGGTGGCGCAAGTGGTGGCCGTGGGCAGTGCGATCAGTCCGGAAACCGCCGATGCCGCGGTTGTCGTCAAGCTGACGCGCGTGCTGATGCTGGTACCGGTGCTGCTGGTACTCGGTTGGCGCGAGGCACGCAACGGCGGGCAGCGGGCGATGGTGGTGCCGTGGTTCGCGCTTGGCTTCCTCGGCGTGGTGGCCCTGAATTCGGTCGTGACCGTGCCGGCCGCCATGCGCTCGGCACTGCTCACGCTCGACACGCTGCTGCTCGCCACTGCCATGGCGGCCCTGGGCATCGAGACGCGGGTGTCGAAGCTGCGCGCACTCGGTCCGCGGCCGCTGCTGCTGGCGGCGGTGCTGTTCGGCTGGCTGTCGATTGGCGGATATGTGCTGGTGCGCTGGCTGGCCTGA
- the uvrC gene encoding excinuclease ABC subunit UvrC, whose amino-acid sequence MSRAEAATPFDGKAFVKNLSTAPGVYRMIAGDDSVLYVGKAGVLKNRVSSYFNATPKSARIMTMLAQTARMEVTVTRTETEALILENELIKALKPRYNVLLRDDKSYPYVLMTQEAWPRIAMHRGPRAIPGRYFGPYASVGAVRDSLNLMHKLFKLRSCEDSVFRNRSRPCLQHQIGRCSAPCVGMVQARDYAESVRRAGLFLEGRSDELSDDLVKSMEAASVRLDFEEAARLRDLVASIRSVQARQYVDGRAADLDVLAIAMQGVAACVLLLAFRDGRNLGTRAFFPRTNGSDNPEEVLAAFVSQYYGEQQPPREIVLDRDIPDRELIEQALSSAGERKVQIRCNVRGERAGYLDMAKRNAELSLAGERTSHAAQRARAEALRDMLGMHELPGRIECFDISHTMGEATVASCVVFDAEGPVRGQYRRYNISGIEPGDDYAAMHQAIERRFRRAVEEGGVTPDILLIDGGAGQVAQARAALNELGVEGVALVGVSKGPARRPGDEELLLPDGRSVHPGAESPALQLVQQVRDEAHRFAITGHRGRRQKARNTSRLEDIAGIGPRRRASLLRHFGGLGGLKAAGVEEIARVDGINDALAERIYATLHGLDTPDMNDAKSGARSEG is encoded by the coding sequence ATGAGCCGGGCCGAAGCGGCGACGCCATTCGACGGCAAGGCCTTCGTCAAGAATCTGAGTACCGCGCCGGGCGTGTACCGCATGATCGCGGGCGACGACAGCGTGCTCTACGTCGGCAAGGCCGGCGTGCTCAAGAACCGCGTTTCCAGCTACTTCAACGCCACCCCCAAGTCGGCGCGGATCATGACCATGCTGGCGCAGACCGCGCGCATGGAAGTCACGGTCACGCGCACCGAGACCGAGGCGCTGATCCTCGAGAACGAGCTGATCAAAGCGCTCAAGCCGCGCTACAACGTGCTGCTGCGCGACGACAAGAGCTACCCCTACGTGCTGATGACGCAGGAAGCGTGGCCGCGTATTGCCATGCACCGCGGGCCACGCGCCATCCCGGGCCGTTACTTCGGCCCGTATGCCAGCGTCGGCGCGGTTCGCGATTCGCTCAACCTGATGCACAAGCTGTTCAAGCTGCGCAGTTGCGAGGACAGCGTGTTCCGCAACCGCTCGCGGCCGTGCCTGCAGCACCAGATCGGCCGTTGCAGCGCGCCGTGCGTCGGCATGGTCCAGGCGCGCGACTACGCCGAGAGCGTGCGTCGTGCCGGCCTGTTCCTGGAAGGGCGCAGCGACGAACTCAGCGACGACCTGGTCAAGTCGATGGAAGCGGCAAGCGTGCGCCTGGATTTCGAGGAGGCTGCGCGCCTTCGCGATCTGGTCGCCTCGATCCGCAGCGTGCAGGCGCGCCAGTACGTGGACGGGCGCGCCGCCGACCTCGACGTGCTGGCCATCGCCATGCAGGGCGTGGCCGCCTGCGTGCTGCTGCTCGCGTTCCGCGACGGCCGCAACCTCGGCACCCGTGCTTTCTTCCCCAGGACCAACGGCAGCGACAATCCCGAAGAGGTGCTGGCAGCCTTCGTGTCGCAGTATTACGGCGAGCAGCAGCCACCGCGCGAGATCGTGCTCGACCGCGATATCCCGGACCGCGAACTGATCGAGCAGGCCCTGTCGAGCGCCGGCGAACGCAAGGTGCAGATCAGGTGCAATGTGCGCGGCGAGCGCGCCGGTTACCTGGACATGGCCAAGCGCAACGCCGAACTGTCCCTGGCCGGCGAGCGCACCAGCCACGCCGCCCAGCGCGCTCGCGCCGAAGCCCTGCGCGACATGCTCGGGATGCATGAACTACCCGGCCGCATCGAGTGCTTCGATATCAGCCACACCATGGGCGAGGCCACGGTGGCGTCCTGCGTCGTGTTTGATGCCGAAGGGCCCGTGCGCGGCCAGTACCGGCGCTACAACATCAGCGGCATCGAGCCCGGGGATGACTACGCGGCGATGCACCAGGCGATCGAGCGCCGCTTCCGCCGCGCGGTGGAAGAGGGCGGGGTGACGCCCGACATCCTGTTGATCGACGGCGGCGCCGGCCAGGTCGCGCAGGCGCGCGCGGCCTTGAACGAGCTGGGCGTCGAAGGCGTGGCCCTGGTCGGCGTGTCCAAGGGGCCGGCACGGCGCCCGGGCGACGAGGAGCTGCTGCTGCCCGATGGCCGCAGCGTGCACCCCGGAGCCGAATCCCCGGCGCTGCAGCTGGTCCAGCAGGTCCGCGACGAGGCGCACCGGTTCGCCATCACCGGCCACCGCGGGCGCCGGCAGAAGGCGCGCAATACCAGCCGCCTGGAGGACATCGCCGGGATCGGACCGCGCCGACGCGCCAGCCTGTTGCGGCACTTTGGCGGCCTTGGCGGCCTCAAGGCCGCAGGAGTCGAGGAAATCGCCCGCGTGGATGGCATCAACGATGCCCTTGCCGAGCGTATCTATGCGACCCTGCACGGGCTGGACACACCCGACATGAACGACGCTAAGAGCGGCGCGCGGAGCGAAGGATGA
- the lpxK gene encoding tetraacyldisaccharide 4'-kinase has protein sequence MSKRSSQTPAFWYDDVRVPFGARLLSAVYGSLSGLRRNLYLKGWFKRQHPGVPVIVVGNITAGGAGKTPLTIALVERLRAEGWSPGVASRGYGRDDASAAMWVDFRSPADAAGDEPVLIAQRTGVRIRVDRDRAAAAKALAEAGCDLVICDDGLQHYKLARDIEIEVVDGRRRYGNGQLLPAGPLRELPDRGARCDFRVVNVGAGGSGNGDTGFGEWPMRLLADQAQPMLGGRPRRLASFSGQRVHAVAGIGDPERFFSMLRGFGIAVVPHAFADHHRYGAEDFEFGSRELPVLMTEKDAVKCTAFADDRHFSVPVRAELPEAFWVSLLDRLTSKARPYRQGASSNEGKQP, from the coding sequence ATGAGCAAACGGTCGTCGCAAACCCCTGCGTTCTGGTACGACGACGTGCGCGTGCCCTTCGGTGCGCGCCTGCTTTCGGCGGTCTACGGTTCACTGAGCGGGTTGCGTCGCAACCTGTACCTGAAGGGTTGGTTCAAGCGCCAGCATCCGGGTGTGCCGGTGATCGTGGTCGGCAACATCACCGCCGGTGGTGCCGGCAAGACGCCGCTGACCATCGCCCTGGTCGAGCGCCTGCGCGCCGAGGGCTGGAGCCCCGGTGTCGCCAGCCGCGGTTATGGTCGCGATGACGCCAGTGCGGCGATGTGGGTGGATTTCCGCAGCCCGGCCGACGCTGCCGGTGACGAGCCCGTCCTGATCGCACAGCGCACCGGCGTGCGCATCCGTGTCGACCGCGACCGCGCCGCCGCCGCCAAGGCGCTGGCCGAGGCCGGCTGCGACCTGGTGATCTGCGACGACGGCCTGCAGCACTACAAGCTCGCGCGCGACATCGAGATCGAAGTGGTCGACGGCCGCCGTCGCTACGGCAACGGCCAGCTGCTGCCGGCCGGACCGCTGCGCGAACTGCCCGACCGCGGCGCCCGCTGCGACTTCCGCGTGGTCAATGTCGGTGCCGGTGGCAGTGGCAATGGCGACACGGGATTTGGCGAATGGCCGATGCGCCTGCTCGCCGACCAGGCCCAGCCGATGCTGGGCGGGCGCCCACGCCGCCTGGCGTCGTTCTCCGGCCAGCGCGTGCATGCAGTGGCCGGCATCGGCGACCCCGAGCGCTTCTTCTCCATGCTGCGCGGATTCGGCATTGCCGTGGTCCCGCATGCTTTCGCCGATCACCATCGCTATGGCGCCGAGGACTTCGAGTTCGGCAGTCGCGAACTGCCGGTGCTGATGACCGAGAAGGACGCGGTCAAGTGCACGGCGTTCGCCGATGACCGCCATTTCAGCGTGCCGGTGCGCGCCGAGTTGCCGGAGGCATTCTGGGTTTCGCTGCTGGACCGGTTGACGAGCAAGGCGCGTCCGTACCGCCAGGGCGCCAGCAGCAACGAAGGAAAGCAACCATGA
- a CDS encoding LysR substrate-binding domain-containing protein, whose product MIGISPRQLEVFVAIATGGSVRAAAEQLHLTQPAASMALAELERVLGAPLFDRTQRRLHINARGRHLLPLAQELLERMRELGRHAGKADDLLSGELRIGASNTVGNYLVGDLLGGFVTGHPQVALKLHVDNSAAIVAGVLDYSLDIGCIEGPAAHADLELLRWRDDMLCVCAPTTHPLAKRRRLRPEDFAGARWILREGGSATRGQAERALAALPAGETVLELDQSEAIKQAVIAGLGLALLPAVAVAHAQAAGRLAVLRTPFLSLKRQLSLVLHRRKYRSALLREFLDSVQKA is encoded by the coding sequence ATGATCGGCATCAGCCCCCGCCAGCTGGAAGTGTTCGTGGCCATCGCCACCGGCGGCAGCGTCCGCGCCGCGGCCGAGCAACTGCACCTGACCCAGCCCGCAGCCAGCATGGCGCTGGCCGAACTGGAGCGCGTCCTCGGTGCCCCGCTCTTCGACCGGACCCAGCGGCGACTGCACATCAATGCCCGCGGCCGACATCTGCTGCCGCTGGCGCAGGAACTGCTTGAGCGCATGCGCGAACTCGGGCGCCACGCGGGCAAGGCGGACGATCTGCTCTCCGGCGAACTGCGCATCGGCGCCAGCAACACCGTCGGCAACTACCTGGTCGGCGACCTGCTTGGCGGCTTCGTCACCGGCCACCCGCAGGTCGCCCTGAAACTCCATGTCGACAACAGCGCGGCGATCGTCGCCGGCGTGCTCGATTACAGCCTCGATATCGGCTGCATCGAAGGCCCGGCCGCGCACGCGGATCTGGAATTGCTGCGCTGGCGCGACGACATGCTGTGCGTGTGCGCGCCTACGACGCACCCCCTGGCGAAGCGACGGCGCCTGCGTCCGGAGGATTTCGCAGGTGCGCGCTGGATCCTGCGCGAAGGCGGATCGGCCACGCGCGGCCAGGCCGAACGTGCGCTGGCGGCATTACCGGCTGGGGAAACGGTGCTCGAACTGGACCAGAGCGAAGCGATCAAGCAGGCGGTGATCGCGGGGTTGGGGCTGGCCCTCCTGCCGGCGGTCGCCGTGGCGCATGCACAGGCCGCGGGTCGTTTGGCCGTGCTGCGCACGCCATTCCTGAGCCTCAAGCGGCAACTGAGCCTGGTGCTGCACCGGCGCAAGTACCGCAGTGCACTGCTGCGGGAATTCCTGGATAGCGTGCAGAAGGCCTGA
- a CDS encoding low molecular weight protein-tyrosine-phosphatase: MRLLVVCLGNICRSPVAEGVLRARIAASTLAGQIELDSAGTGDWHVGQPPDRRATANAAEHGVDISGLRARQLAADDYRRFDWLLCADRANLRDVQARAPRGSRAQTALLLDWVGIEDDGEVPDPYTGGPAQFEHVFQLLDRTADGAISRLRREYRL; this comes from the coding sequence ATCCGCCTGCTCGTCGTCTGCTTGGGCAACATCTGCCGCTCGCCAGTGGCTGAAGGCGTCCTGCGGGCCCGCATCGCTGCGTCGACGCTTGCCGGCCAGATCGAACTCGATTCGGCCGGTACCGGCGACTGGCACGTCGGCCAGCCGCCGGACCGCCGTGCGACTGCCAACGCGGCCGAGCACGGCGTCGACATCTCCGGACTGCGCGCGCGCCAGCTTGCCGCCGATGACTACCGGCGCTTCGACTGGTTGCTGTGCGCCGATCGCGCCAACCTGCGCGACGTCCAGGCGCGTGCACCGCGAGGCTCACGCGCCCAGACCGCCCTTTTGCTGGATTGGGTAGGAATCGAAGACGACGGCGAAGTGCCGGACCCCTACACCGGAGGCCCGGCGCAGTTCGAGCACGTCTTCCAGTTGCTGGACCGCACCGCCGATGGCGCCATATCCCGCCTGCGCCGCGAATACCGCTTGTAA
- the msbA gene encoding lipid A export permease/ATP-binding protein MsbA has protein sequence MSDAPSPWSTYRRLQDFVSPYRGVLLIALLGMLIEAAAAGAFTWLMKPVVDETFINNNRKLSLLLPLAIVGIFVARGIAGYITDTFMARAGRSIARDLRVMVLGKYLRLPGLRFDTEPVASMLTRLGSDSDQVAQAAIDAAKVMLQQSLQVVAMMGVMLYYSWRVTLAILLLGPLLAWTMDTVGRRYRRIGHRIQESGAQLLQSADQALSNHQEVKVYGAQGAELDRYSGQANHHLRLSLKVESTRSISSAVVQLMGAVGLALLLFFAGREAANGRLSAGDFVSLMTSMLAVIPALKQLTNVQGMLQRGVASAERLFDVLDTPDEIDTGRRPLERSQGLLEFRDVTARYPGQAQPALSDISFVARPGTVTAIVGRSGSGKSTLIKLIPRFYDIEGGQILLDGHPLQDYRLEDLRRQIALVGQQVMLFDGTVAANVAYGELQSAGEPALEQAVRGANAMEFVERLPQGMHTEIGAKGGRLSGGQRQRLAIARAMLKDAPILILDEATAALDTESERLVQDALDHLMPNRTTLVIAHRLSTIEHADQVLVLDQGRIVERGTHGELLAHGGLYAHLHRMQFREAE, from the coding sequence GTGAGCGACGCCCCGTCGCCCTGGTCGACTTACCGCCGCCTGCAGGACTTCGTATCGCCGTATCGCGGCGTGCTGCTGATAGCGCTGCTGGGCATGCTGATCGAAGCCGCCGCCGCCGGCGCCTTCACCTGGCTGATGAAGCCGGTGGTCGACGAGACCTTCATCAACAACAACCGCAAGCTGAGCCTGCTGTTGCCGCTGGCGATCGTCGGCATCTTCGTCGCCCGTGGCATCGCCGGTTACATCACCGACACCTTCATGGCACGCGCGGGCCGCAGCATCGCCCGCGACCTGCGCGTGATGGTGCTGGGCAAGTACCTGCGCCTGCCGGGCTTGCGCTTCGATACCGAGCCGGTGGCGTCGATGCTCACGCGCCTGGGCTCGGACAGCGACCAGGTCGCGCAGGCCGCGATCGACGCCGCCAAGGTGATGCTGCAGCAATCGCTGCAGGTCGTGGCGATGATGGGCGTGATGCTCTATTACAGCTGGCGCGTGACCCTCGCCATCCTGCTGCTGGGCCCGCTGCTGGCGTGGACGATGGACACCGTCGGCCGCCGCTACCGCCGCATCGGCCATCGCATCCAGGAGAGCGGCGCACAGTTGCTGCAGTCGGCCGACCAGGCGCTGTCGAACCACCAGGAAGTGAAGGTCTACGGCGCCCAGGGTGCCGAGCTGGACCGTTACTCCGGCCAGGCCAACCACCATCTCCGCCTCAGCCTCAAGGTCGAATCCACCCGAAGCATCTCTTCGGCGGTGGTGCAGCTGATGGGCGCGGTCGGGCTGGCGCTGCTGCTGTTCTTCGCCGGCCGCGAGGCTGCCAACGGCCGCCTGAGCGCGGGCGATTTCGTCAGCCTGATGACCTCGATGCTGGCGGTGATCCCGGCGCTGAAGCAGCTGACCAACGTGCAGGGCATGTTGCAGCGTGGCGTGGCTTCGGCCGAACGCCTGTTCGACGTGCTCGACACGCCGGACGAGATCGACACCGGCAGGCGTCCGCTTGAGCGCTCGCAGGGACTGCTCGAGTTCCGCGACGTCACCGCACGTTATCCGGGCCAGGCGCAGCCGGCGCTGTCCGACATCAGCTTCGTTGCACGCCCCGGCACGGTCACCGCGATCGTCGGCCGCTCCGGCAGCGGCAAGTCGACGCTGATCAAGCTGATCCCGCGCTTCTACGACATCGAAGGCGGACAGATCCTGCTCGATGGCCATCCGCTGCAGGACTACCGACTGGAGGACCTGCGTCGCCAGATCGCGCTCGTCGGCCAGCAGGTGATGCTGTTCGACGGCACCGTCGCTGCCAACGTCGCATACGGCGAGCTTCAGAGCGCCGGCGAACCGGCGCTTGAGCAGGCCGTGCGCGGTGCCAACGCGATGGAGTTCGTCGAGCGCCTGCCGCAGGGGATGCACACCGAGATCGGTGCCAAGGGCGGACGCCTCTCGGGCGGCCAGCGCCAGCGCCTGGCGATCGCCCGCGCGATGCTCAAGGACGCGCCGATCCTGATCCTCGACGAGGCCACGGCCGCGCTCGACACCGAGTCCGAGCGACTGGTGCAGGACGCGCTCGACCATCTGATGCCCAATCGCACCACGCTGGTGATTGCCCACCGCCTGTCGACGATCGAACATGCCGACCAGGTGCTGGTGCTCGACCAGGGGCGTATCGTCGAGCGTGGCACGCACGGCGAACTGCTCGCCCACGGCGGCCTCTACGCCCATCTCCACCGCATGCAGTTCCGCGAGGCTGAATGA
- a CDS encoding nucleotide sugar dehydrogenase, translating to MQDISKSRIAVVGLGYVGLPLAVEFGRQYDTLGFDIDARRVEQLGRGEDYNGETDRGDLADAKRLELTSDPQRLRDCNVFVVTVPTPVDEHKRPDFSPLIAASGTIGSLLKAGDVVVYESTVYPGATEEICVPELERASGLRFNQDFFVGYSPERINPGDRKRRLVDIPKVTSGSTPEAADFVDALYRSIIKAGTHKTSSLRVAEASKVIENTQRDANIALVNEFALIFQRLGIDTTEVLEAAGTKWNFLPFRPGLVGGHCIGVDPYYLIQKAQQAGYYPDILLACRRINDAMGEHVAADVVKLMIQRGIGVAGARILILGITFKENCPDLRNTRVVELAEKFGEYRAQVDIYDPWADADEARRAYGVELLTDAPQAGTYDAVVVAVAHEQFRELGAEGARAFGLPHALLYDIKSLYPRDRIDARL from the coding sequence ATGCAGGATATTTCGAAGTCGCGCATCGCGGTGGTAGGGCTGGGCTATGTTGGCTTGCCACTGGCGGTCGAGTTCGGACGCCAGTACGACACGCTGGGGTTCGACATCGATGCCCGACGGGTCGAGCAGCTGGGCCGCGGCGAGGATTACAACGGCGAGACCGACCGTGGCGACCTGGCCGATGCGAAACGTCTTGAGCTGACATCCGACCCGCAGCGCCTGCGCGACTGCAACGTGTTCGTGGTGACCGTGCCCACGCCGGTCGACGAGCACAAGCGCCCGGACTTCTCGCCGCTGATTGCGGCAAGCGGCACGATCGGCTCGCTGCTGAAGGCCGGCGACGTGGTGGTGTACGAATCCACGGTGTATCCGGGCGCCACCGAAGAAATCTGCGTGCCCGAACTCGAGCGCGCCTCCGGGCTGCGCTTCAACCAGGACTTCTTCGTCGGCTACAGCCCCGAGCGCATCAATCCCGGTGATCGCAAGCGACGCCTGGTCGACATCCCCAAGGTGACCTCCGGGTCGACACCCGAGGCCGCCGACTTCGTCGATGCGCTCTACCGCAGCATCATCAAGGCCGGCACGCACAAGACCTCGAGCCTGCGCGTGGCCGAAGCATCCAAGGTGATCGAGAACACCCAACGCGATGCCAACATTGCGCTGGTCAACGAGTTCGCGCTGATCTTCCAGCGCCTGGGCATCGACACGACCGAAGTGCTGGAAGCGGCGGGTACCAAGTGGAACTTCCTGCCGTTCCGCCCGGGCCTGGTCGGCGGACACTGCATCGGCGTGGATCCCTATTACCTGATCCAGAAGGCGCAGCAGGCCGGCTACTACCCGGACATCCTGCTTGCCTGCCGTCGCATCAACGATGCGATGGGCGAACACGTTGCCGCCGACGTGGTGAAGTTGATGATCCAGCGCGGCATCGGTGTCGCCGGCGCGCGCATCCTCATCCTGGGCATCACCTTCAAGGAGAACTGCCCCGACCTGCGCAACACGCGCGTGGTCGAGCTGGCGGAGAAGTTCGGCGAGTACCGGGCGCAGGTCGATATCTACGACCCCTGGGCCGATGCCGACGAAGCGCGACGCGCGTATGGCGTCGAGCTGCTGACCGACGCTCCGCAGGCCGGAACCTACGATGCCGTCGTGGTTGCCGTGGCGCACGAGCAGTTCCGCGAGCTGGGTGCCGAGGGCGCACGCGCGTTCGGCTTGCCGCATGCGTTGCTGTACGACATCAAGAGCCTGTACCCGCGGGACCGGATCGACGCCCGGCTTTGA
- the kdsB gene encoding 3-deoxy-manno-octulosonate cytidylyltransferase: MSTDTASDFVVAIPARYAASRLPGKPLRMLAGEPLVLHVARRALQAGAREVWVAADDERIAAAIADCGVRVAMTSQDHASGTDRLAECARIAGWSDDTVVVNLQGDEPFAPAAGIRAVAALMLDGDIEMATLAAPVTDVETLLDPNAVKLVRAGNGNALYFSRAPIPWPRDAFARDRSSMPGQGEWLRHIGIYGYRAGFLQRFAALPPGRLEQIESLEQLRVLEAGYRIAVGITPEPFPPGVDTPEDLARAESWIAAGRG, from the coding sequence ATGAGCACGGACACGGCGTCCGATTTCGTCGTCGCCATCCCGGCCCGGTATGCCGCCAGCCGCCTTCCCGGCAAGCCGCTGCGGATGCTTGCCGGCGAGCCGCTGGTGCTGCACGTGGCGCGTCGCGCATTGCAGGCCGGTGCGCGCGAAGTCTGGGTCGCCGCCGACGACGAGCGCATTGCAGCGGCCATCGCCGATTGCGGCGTACGCGTGGCGATGACCTCGCAGGACCACGCCTCCGGCACCGACCGTCTCGCCGAGTGCGCCCGCATCGCCGGATGGAGCGACGACACCGTCGTGGTCAACCTGCAGGGCGATGAGCCCTTCGCGCCGGCCGCAGGCATCCGCGCCGTTGCTGCGCTGATGCTCGACGGCGACATCGAAATGGCGACGCTGGCCGCACCGGTCACCGACGTCGAAACGCTGCTCGATCCCAACGCCGTCAAGCTGGTGCGTGCCGGCAATGGCAACGCCCTTTACTTCAGCCGCGCGCCGATTCCGTGGCCGCGCGATGCCTTCGCACGCGACCGCAGCAGCATGCCGGGGCAGGGCGAGTGGCTGCGCCATATCGGCATCTACGGGTACCGCGCCGGTTTCCTTCAGCGCTTCGCGGCCCTGCCGCCGGGGCGGCTGGAGCAGATCGAATCGCTGGAGCAGCTGCGCGTGCTGGAGGCCGGCTACCGCATCGCTGTCGGCATCACGCCCGAGCCGTTCCCGCCCGGCGTCGACACACCCGAAGACCTGGCCCGTGCCGAATCGTGGATCGCCGCCGGTCGTGGCTGA
- the pgsA gene encoding CDP-diacylglycerol--glycerol-3-phosphate 3-phosphatidyltransferase, translating to MKLTVPTMLTLLRILLIPVLVLVFYLPFKWTNFAAAFIFAFASITDWLDGWIARRYNQYSAFGAFLDPVADKLMVAVALLLTVQKHPTVWMALWAAVIIGREIAVSALREWMAELGQRATVKVAGIGKIKTIVQMVALVCLLYQEPFAGINVFMVGEWLLAAAALLTLWSGLLYLRAAWPVLREDARS from the coding sequence ATGAAGTTGACGGTACCGACCATGCTGACCCTGCTGCGGATCCTGCTGATCCCGGTGCTGGTGCTGGTGTTCTATCTGCCCTTCAAGTGGACTAACTTCGCGGCCGCTTTCATCTTCGCCTTCGCCTCGATCACCGACTGGCTCGATGGCTGGATCGCCCGACGCTACAACCAGTACTCGGCGTTCGGCGCATTCCTCGATCCGGTGGCCGACAAGCTGATGGTGGCGGTGGCGCTGTTGCTCACCGTTCAGAAGCACCCGACGGTGTGGATGGCGTTGTGGGCGGCGGTGATCATCGGCCGGGAAATCGCCGTTTCCGCGCTGCGCGAGTGGATGGCCGAGCTTGGCCAGCGCGCCACGGTCAAGGTCGCCGGCATCGGCAAGATCAAGACGATCGTGCAGATGGTGGCGCTGGTGTGCCTGCTGTATCAGGAGCCTTTCGCTGGCATCAATGTATTCATGGTCGGCGAATGGCTGCTGGCTGCGGCGGCATTGCTGACCTTGTGGTCGGGACTTTTGTATCTGCGAGCTGCATGGCCGGTCTTGCGCGAAGACGCGCGTTCATAG